A DNA window from Amphiprion ocellaris isolate individual 3 ecotype Okinawa chromosome 8, ASM2253959v1, whole genome shotgun sequence contains the following coding sequences:
- the c8h1orf174 gene encoding UPF0688 protein C1orf174 homolog isoform X1 — MVHKMPGQPDNLKPRKRKSSSKVRSSRKVSATRRRCTKSPMTHSAAESNSVVGDDSKAAPPLERRSRISCECHQSAGRRRCSASPQLEGQEEKENELRTGPDLDNYRENSTWDKQEPEFMDYEETDKIIFPDDDSNQVLPVEQFFGNLDTVQDFPQRSSATSSHVQREKRRRHYYAREDSDEEEGGLSSMQRDDRGTPSEEQLL, encoded by the exons ATGGTGCACAAG ATGCCTGGTCAACCTGATAATTTAAAGCCCAGAAAGAGGAAGAGCAGCTCCAAGGTTAGAAGCTCCAGAAAG GTTTCTGCTACAAGGAGGAGATGTACGAAAAGTCCAATGACACACTCAGCAGCAGAGAGTAATTCAGTAGTCGGTGATGACAGTAAAGCAGCACCTCCTCTAGAGAGACGCTCTCGTATTAGCTGTGAATGCCACCAGTCTGCTGGCAGGAGGAGATGCTCAGCATCACCACAGCTGGAAGGacaggaagagaaggagaacgAGCTGAGGACGGGGCCGGACCTAGACAACTACAGAGAGAACAGCACCTGGGACAAACAGGAGCCTGAGTTTATGGATTATGAAGAAACGGACAAAATCATCTTCCCAGATGATGACAGTAACCAGGTTCTTCCTGTGGAGCAGTTCTTTGGAAACCTGGATACTGTGCAG GATTTTCCTCAAAGATCATCAGCAACTTCTTCTCATGTCcagagggagaagaggagacgCCATTACTACGCTCGGGAGGAcagtgatgaagaggagggaggcCTTAGCAGCATGCAGCGAGACGACAGAGGGACACCTAGTGAAGAACAACTCCTCTGA
- the b3gnt7l gene encoding UDP-GlcNAc:betaGal beta-1,3-N-acetylglucosaminyltransferase 7, like, which yields MDHLFRRKRVGLLKPLLSLSLVFASFLMIHKLKLSEKDAVGVKHMRDEGWCGSECFSFKKGAVKTSVESSDSPVPLLDSQRVSNGTPASSWDAQVLNCSEDASVRTQDWFRRLDPRFHQFVLHRHCRYFPMLINHPEKCADGEVHLLMVVKSVIEQHDRREAVRKTWGKEHTVDGKKIRTLFLLGSPTAGKDTKNLQKLIEYEDLIYGDILQWDFMDTFFNLTLKEVNFLKWFDIYCPDVQFIFKGDDDVFVNTHNLLELVGFKVEESKEADLFVGDTISKAIPIRNRQSKYYIPRELYDKPYPPYVGGGGFLMSSQLARRLFVVSEDLELYPIDDVFLGMCLQKLHLSPELHPGFRTFGITRRRVSSMNSEPCFYRNLIVVHKLSAQELLKMWSVVHNEELVCALRTSI from the coding sequence ATGGATCATCTTTTTCGGAGAAAGCGAGTAGGTTTGCTGAAGCCCCTCCTGAGTCTGTCCCtggtttttgcttcttttctcaTGATCCACAAGCTGAAGCTGTCCGAGAAAGACGCAGTGGGAGTTAAACACATGAGGGATGAGGGCTGGTGTGGTTCCGAGTGTTTTTCATTCAAGAAAGGAGCCGTGAAAACTAGTGTGGAGAGCTCCGACTCTCCGGTGCCTCTCTTGGATTCGCAGCGGGTCTCCAACGGGACCCCGGCATCCTCCTGGGACGCACAGGTTCTCAACTGCAGCGAGGACGCGTCGGTGAGGACCCAGGACTGGTTTCGGCGACTGGACCCGAGGTTTCATCAGTTTGTTCTGCACAGACACTGCAGGTATTTCCCTATGCTCATCAACCACCCGGAGAAGTGCGCGGACGGAGAGGTGCACCTCCTCATGGTGGTCAAGTCCGTTATCGAGCAGCACGACCGGCGGGAGGCAGTGCGCAAAACCTGGGGCAAGGAGCACACTGTGGATGGAAAGAAGATCAGGACATTATTTCTCCTGGGAAGCCCCACTGCCGGCAAAGACACCAAGAACCTGCAGAAACTGATCGAGTACGAGGACCTGATCTACGGGGACATCCTGCAGTGGGACTTCATGGACACTTTCTTCAACCTGACTCTAAAAGAGGTGAATTTTCTCAAATGGTTCGACATCTACTGCCCCGACGTGCAGTTTATATTCAAAGGGGatgatgatgtgtttgtgaACACGCACAACCTGCTGGAGCTCGTCGGTTTCAAGGTGGAGGAGAGCAAAGAGGCCGACTTGTTTGTGGGGGACACCATCTCCAAGGCGATCCCCATCCGAAACCGGCAGAGCAAATACTACATCCCCAGAGAGCTGTACGATAAGCCATACCCGCCCTATGTCGGAGGTGGGGGGTTTCTGATGTCCTCCCAGCTGGCCAGAAGACTCTTCGTGGTGTCTGAGGACCTGGAGCTGTACCCCATTGACGATGTGTTTTTGGGCATGTGCCTGCAGAAGCTCCACTTGTCCCCAGAGCTGCACCCGGGATTTAGGACATTCGGCATCACCAGACGCAGGGTGAGTTCCATGAACAGCGAGCCCTGCTTTTACAGAAACCTGATCGTGGTGCACAAACTGAGCGCGCAGGAGCTGCTGAAGATGTGGAGCGTGGTGCACAACGAGGAGCTGGTGTGCGCACTAAGGACCTCCATATAA
- the c8h1orf174 gene encoding UPF0688 protein C1orf174 homolog isoform X2, with amino-acid sequence MVHKMPGQPDNLKPRKRKSSSKVSATRRRCTKSPMTHSAAESNSVVGDDSKAAPPLERRSRISCECHQSAGRRRCSASPQLEGQEEKENELRTGPDLDNYRENSTWDKQEPEFMDYEETDKIIFPDDDSNQVLPVEQFFGNLDTVQDFPQRSSATSSHVQREKRRRHYYAREDSDEEEGGLSSMQRDDRGTPSEEQLL; translated from the exons ATGGTGCACAAG ATGCCTGGTCAACCTGATAATTTAAAGCCCAGAAAGAGGAAGAGCAGCTCCAAG GTTTCTGCTACAAGGAGGAGATGTACGAAAAGTCCAATGACACACTCAGCAGCAGAGAGTAATTCAGTAGTCGGTGATGACAGTAAAGCAGCACCTCCTCTAGAGAGACGCTCTCGTATTAGCTGTGAATGCCACCAGTCTGCTGGCAGGAGGAGATGCTCAGCATCACCACAGCTGGAAGGacaggaagagaaggagaacgAGCTGAGGACGGGGCCGGACCTAGACAACTACAGAGAGAACAGCACCTGGGACAAACAGGAGCCTGAGTTTATGGATTATGAAGAAACGGACAAAATCATCTTCCCAGATGATGACAGTAACCAGGTTCTTCCTGTGGAGCAGTTCTTTGGAAACCTGGATACTGTGCAG GATTTTCCTCAAAGATCATCAGCAACTTCTTCTCATGTCcagagggagaagaggagacgCCATTACTACGCTCGGGAGGAcagtgatgaagaggagggaggcCTTAGCAGCATGCAGCGAGACGACAGAGGGACACCTAGTGAAGAACAACTCCTCTGA